A genomic segment from Alteribacillus bidgolensis encodes:
- a CDS encoding ATP-binding protein, whose translation MHVTIQTKIILLILALIIFVTITLSGFFAYLESTDIEDSLGDKALSTATYVAGAPTVRDAFQTDNPPSILQPYAERIREQSGAEFVVIGNENGIRYAHPDDWKIGKEMVGGDNNRALLNGESYVSRAEGTLGPSLRGKTPIRDENGSIIGVVSVGFLIEDLRATILERLFKLGLLALTAIVIGTLGAVLLSKSIRKDMYGLEPYQIASLFRERQAILSAIREGIIAINKDGYITMINHSAREMLDFHDPVEGRAIKEILPTSVMERVLEHGRPEYNQELSLKGRVFIINRQPIYDNNEIAGVVSTFRDKTEMMEMANTLSDIKRYSDDLRSQNHEYTNKLYALSGYLHLGQTKEAIQLIEEETMNQDKQTAVLFSQIKDTTVQAVLAGKSGRASEMKIKFEVDSNSQLEPLPEHISQTKIISILGNVIDNALDAAKNSPKPEVSFFVTDIGNDVIFEVIDNGPGLSADVETLMEKGYSTKPGNIKRGYGLAIIRDTVSDLEGMLEFDNQPEGGAIFSIYLPKTPSS comes from the coding sequence ATGCATGTTACAATTCAGACAAAGATTATTCTTCTCATTCTTGCCTTAATTATCTTTGTTACTATCACTTTATCTGGTTTCTTTGCCTACTTGGAATCAACGGATATAGAAGACTCCTTAGGAGATAAAGCGTTGAGCACTGCTACCTATGTTGCAGGAGCACCTACTGTTCGAGATGCTTTTCAAACGGATAACCCTCCTTCTATTTTACAGCCTTATGCAGAAAGAATTCGAGAACAATCCGGGGCCGAATTTGTTGTTATTGGAAATGAAAACGGTATCCGCTATGCTCACCCTGATGACTGGAAAATAGGGAAAGAAATGGTCGGCGGGGATAATAACCGCGCATTATTAAATGGAGAATCCTATGTTTCACGGGCAGAAGGTACACTTGGCCCGTCTCTAAGAGGAAAAACTCCTATACGAGACGAAAATGGCAGCATCATAGGAGTTGTATCTGTTGGTTTTTTGATTGAAGATTTACGAGCAACCATCCTCGAGCGTCTATTCAAACTCGGACTTTTAGCTTTAACAGCCATTGTAATAGGTACGTTAGGTGCTGTATTGCTCTCAAAAAGTATTCGTAAAGATATGTACGGGTTAGAACCATATCAGATAGCTAGTCTATTTCGAGAACGCCAGGCAATTCTTTCTGCTATTCGTGAAGGAATTATTGCCATTAATAAAGACGGATATATAACAATGATTAATCATTCCGCAAGAGAAATGCTTGATTTTCACGACCCAGTTGAAGGCAGAGCTATAAAAGAAATCTTGCCTACTTCTGTTATGGAGCGGGTATTAGAACACGGACGGCCGGAATACAACCAAGAGCTGTCACTAAAGGGCAGAGTATTTATTATTAACCGACAGCCCATTTATGATAACAATGAAATAGCAGGCGTTGTTTCTACTTTTCGGGATAAAACAGAAATGATGGAAATGGCTAATACACTTTCTGATATTAAAAGATATTCAGACGACCTGCGTTCTCAAAATCACGAATATACGAATAAACTATATGCTCTTTCAGGATATCTTCATCTAGGACAGACAAAAGAAGCTATTCAATTAATAGAAGAAGAAACGATGAATCAAGATAAACAAACAGCAGTGTTATTCAGTCAAATTAAAGATACTACCGTACAAGCGGTACTTGCTGGCAAATCAGGTCGTGCTTCAGAGATGAAAATAAAGTTTGAAGTAGATAGCAACAGTCAATTGGAGCCATTACCAGAACATATATCACAAACGAAAATAATTTCTATATTAGGAAATGTTATTGATAATGCTTTGGATGCAGCTAAGAATAGCCCAAAACCTGAAGTGAGCTTTTTCGTCACAGATATAGGAAATGATGTTATTTTTGAGGTCATCGATAATGGCCCAGGACTGTCTGCAGATGTAGAAACTTTAATGGAGAAGGGATATTCTACCAAACCAGGCAATATAAAACGAGGCTACGGACTGGCAATTATTCGAGATACTGTTTCTGACCTTGAGGGAATGCTTGAATTTGATAATCAGCCTGAAGGTGGTGCTATATTCTCTATATACTTGCCTAAAACGCCATCTTCATAA
- a CDS encoding response regulator, giving the protein MIQTAIAEDDFRIASIHQELVNRVNGFQCSHQALNAKDTLLMLEQHSIDLLLLDIYMPDELGTQLLKTIREKHPQVDVLIISASTETEHVQHSLRYGVFDYIIKPVSLERLEKTLHDYLLFHQQLHETTQVTQENIDQLTSIRRHQPEPSAGSELEKVEDLPKGIDPFTLQTVTNELEKATAGMTAEEMGHYLGASRTTARRYLEYMISSNKADAKPIYGIVGRPERRYFIRKS; this is encoded by the coding sequence TTGATACAAACAGCTATAGCAGAAGATGACTTTAGAATTGCTTCTATTCATCAAGAACTCGTTAACCGCGTAAACGGTTTTCAATGCAGCCATCAAGCATTAAATGCCAAAGATACATTACTCATGCTTGAACAGCATTCTATCGACCTTTTATTACTTGATATTTATATGCCGGATGAACTTGGGACACAATTACTTAAAACGATTCGTGAAAAACATCCCCAGGTCGATGTATTGATTATTTCTGCGTCTACAGAAACAGAACACGTGCAGCATTCCTTACGATACGGTGTTTTTGATTATATTATAAAGCCTGTTTCTCTTGAACGATTGGAAAAGACCTTACATGATTATTTATTATTTCATCAGCAGTTACACGAAACGACACAAGTTACTCAGGAAAATATCGACCAGCTCACCTCCATTCGCAGACACCAGCCAGAGCCTTCTGCTGGCAGTGAATTAGAAAAAGTAGAAGACCTTCCTAAAGGAATAGATCCGTTCACATTGCAAACGGTAACAAATGAACTTGAAAAAGCAACAGCAGGAATGACAGCTGAAGAAATGGGGCATTACCTTGGAGCATCTAGAACGACTGCACGGCGCTACCTTGAGTATATGATTTCGTCCAACAAAGCAGACGCTAAACCAATTTATGGGATAGTGGGCAGACCAGAAAGAAGATATTTTATTAGAAAATCTTAG